Below is a genomic region from Pyxidicoccus trucidator.
ACCCGCGGCTGTGGGCGCGGGAGCTGGCCGCCACGGTGCAGGTGTCCGGTCCGTGGAAGGACAACCTGCTCTAGGCCAGCGTGTCCCAGAGCGCGTCGAACGCGCGGCTGAAGGGCTGCACCAGCCGCGCGTCGTCGGACACGAGCACGTTCTCATGGTTGTGCTCCGCCGCGGAGCGCGTCCAGTTGTAGCTCCCCGTGATGAGGCGCAGCCGGTCGAACACCGCGAACTTGTGATGCATATGGGCCGCGCTCCTATCCAGCCGCACCGGCACGCCGGCGGCGCTCAGCCGCTCCATGTCGGAGCCCGCGTCGAACGCCTTGTCGTCGTCGCCCACCACCCGCAGCCGCACGCCGTTGCGGTGGGCCTCCAGCAGGGCCCGGGTGATGCGGTCATCCGTCACGGTGAAGACGCACACGTCGATGGAGCCTCGCGCCTGGTGTATCTGCTGGATGATGGCGTTGAGGGGTCCCTCGCCCGGGGAGAAGTGCGCCTCCATGCGGGACAGCTCCACGGTGCGTGGGGCATGCAG
It encodes:
- a CDS encoding phospholipase D-like domain-containing protein, whose product is MNPIEVDAILTSILEDRRLTPTERQALQAVLMERRAGEALLTLFRSRAFALARASVKEPRSREVISWLEETVEALHAPRTVELSRMEAHFSPGEGPLNAIIQQIHQARGSIDVCVFTVTDDRITRALLEAHRNGVRLRVVGDDDKAFDAGSDMERLSAAGVPVRLDRSAAHMHHKFAVFDRLRLITGSYNWTRSAAEHNHENVLVSDDARLVQPFSRAFDALWDTLA